In the genome of Solenopsis invicta isolate M01_SB unplaced genomic scaffold, UNIL_Sinv_3.0 scaffold_496, whole genome shotgun sequence, the window aacCGTTACCGTAAGACATAGGCTAATCATAGtcgatttatataaattgactatgattaatttatttcttacggtttacggctattataaatcaACCTATACATGATAACCGCGCTCTGCGCGCGCATACATATGTATCCATGCATGTATCAATACGCCAGCAGGAACACTGTTTCGACGGaacaaaagaagaagaagaagaagaagaagaggagactCTTTTTGTGCTGGCTGCCGGCGCGGAGATACATATCCTGCGCGAGAGTCGCgtcattacttttaatttgttagGTTAGTTTTTTAGATTGTAATTAagtgttaattattaaagagttaatttattaaagagttTGGACTCTGTGCATTTTGCATTGCGCCACGTGTACCGCAGTGTTGAGTCGAAGACATTAAGATGGCCGTTAAGATTAGCCGGAACACGTGGTATATAATTCTATTGTGATCGTGTAAAGAATTATATACTGCAGTGATTTAAGTCATTATTGATAAGTCTATTTACTTATTTCCCGTCGCGAAAAGTGTGAATGGTATTATCATTCAGATCAATGGTAAAATCATTTGAACTAATGATAAAATCATACAAACTCAATAACATTATCATTAATGAATGATTTTACTGTTTGAGGTGTTCAATAGGAAAATCTTTTGCTcagtgataaaatattttatacttcaaTAAGAATATCATTCGATCAATGGTATATTAGTTATCATTGGATACTCATCAATAGGAGTATTATTCGATCAGTAGTATAATATTTTGCCATTGGATTTATGTCAATAGGAACATCATTCGGTCAGTggtgtaataaaacattttgctattataataagatttgttttatatatacagtatatattaaaagatagaAATCATTCGATCAGTAGagtatacaatatattttgccattggatatatgtgtacatgtacatacatacatacatacatacatacatacacacacacacacacacacacacacacacacacacacacacacacacacacacacacacacacacatacacatatatatcaATACTCAGTTATgcacacaattttatatatacatacatatatatatatatatataaaattgtgcaTAACTGAGTATTGATTTGTTCATAtctttgatatatatttacttaatgtatttatataaaaatatttaaaaaatgggtTAATTCTAATctctttcaattatattaattaatgtgcTTACATACATTATACCATTGACATTCATACAAAgacatttttcatatatatcatTAACCATACAACAAAAAACGCGGCcattattttttactacattTAAAAACTTGGAGCTGGATATTTTTAACGGTAAGTAATTGGCCACTATTACGCCAGTATTTGGTATTAGCTGTCGACCAAttagaacaaaatatttttcttcattaatgCGAACACGCAATAAATGATCAATTTCTAGtatttttccatttaataattttacaatggAATTCAGTCTTTTAGTTAATCGCGTGTACGATGTAGAATGGAACATTGTATGTTTCcagataaatcttttaaaactaGAAACCTGAATTTCGTCGTTTTGATTATTCAAATTATGCCCCAATAAGTTCCCAATTAACAGTGAAGTTTCTTGGGTCAGAACATATTCATTGCTACTACCAAATAGAACCAAATTTTCGTCTTCTCTTATCGCATTTTGCACAAAATATTCCTCTCCAACGAGCTGTCCAAACAGATCAATTGCTGGAGTAAATGTGTTCGCACTAAAAACATTTGGACCTGTCTTTTGAAGGAAATTTGTAAGTTCATAACGcttaaaaatttgagatatgACAGATCCTGTACCATGGAAAAGTTGCACTAGAATGCCATTACCATGTTCATACATAAATGCCGAACTATCCCACAGTGCACCCCAATCTCTAACACATCTTGGCATATGTAAATGGAGgtgcaaattaaataataaaaattctggcCCATATAAAGTTTCCGTTAGTTTCACAAATTTATGAATACTTAACTTGGCTTTGTCAATGTCAGTTTCAGTTACGTTCTCTTTTAATAGTAAACGTAAAGTGAAGACTAACAAAAACCAATGTTCATAGTATTTAGTTGGTAATATACCGCGTAAAACTACTAATGAATAATACATCCCGAAATTTCGCCAGTCCGTAGCTTTCCATAAACCTCGCTTTTCTATGCTCGAAGGTGTGCGTCGTATTTCCGTAGGCGGTTTTATTGATAAAAGCCGTTGGTTTACTTCATTTCTTTTGTTACCAATATACCACGGTCGATTATGATAAATACTATTAAACCATGTTTCGCAAAAGGTTCGTATTGTTCCTAAAAGATTGGCATGCATGTAGTCCGGAACAAATGACCGAACAACATCAAAAATAGGCACTACTGATAATGGGGAAAATCCTTTTACTCCATTGATAggtttattttgattaatagcATTTTCTGCGTCAATAAACACTTGCTGAGAAGTTCGAAGAGTCCCAACAAATGGCCGGTAAATGCGAATGTAGCCACGTCCTTTTTCCATTGTCTCTCCGAGATTAAGACAAAATGAACATCCACCCTCACCATTAAATTGGTTAAATTCTTGTATCTGAAaagatatatgtattataaagatatatctATCTTTAAggtatttatataatgatactatataaaatacaaatactgaATTTCTCCATTTCTTGTTCTTATtaactctaaattttaatatattgaaattaaaaagttatttattttgcttaagttttaatttaaaatataaaaggtaGGAAAAACATGCGATacaaattactcaaaaaaatgatctttaaggtagtatttttatgttaaaatttatgttaacgatttttgcttaaaaataataaaaaattatactttatgatcttttcgaaaataaaatttgcttattttttattgaaaatttacccaaattatacaaaaaataaaactttaagatttagtaataaaaaaatgtgaaatagcacatccaaaaataatttcacataTATTACTGAATGTCATAACCTAAGTCAGTATTGCTTGTATATTTGTATGGTTACatatattttcaatgaaaaagtaagcattttttattttgggaaagattataaaaaaattatatttaaatatgatttttaatttataatgtaaagaaaacattaatataattttttatgaaattatcttaaaaaacatcttttttgagcaattttggttctatgcgtttttttattcttaatttataaaataatttaaaagatattacgagttgaacaaataacaattgtttttactttaattttctaaattttctggAAACCAAAAAAGgactaaaaaatctgaaaataatttagtaatgatTTATATAACACTATTACATGAAATATATACTATCACATAAAAAATCGCGCAAAAACTCAACaagatattcaaaaatttttgtcgatgtaataaaaataaaataaaatgtgccaTATATAtgaacttttatattattatggataaattatttgaatattattaactttcGGTCTAGCAGTGGAGTCAAGAATTGCGATCAAAGTATGAACTTTGATGTTGACATCTCCCTTTTCAAGAATAGGACACATAATTCCGTCTTCGTGCCATTGTGTCATCTCTTTTATAAAGGGCTTCAAATATACATCCATTCGAGGTGAACCGTCGCCAACCCAAAGCCCAGCTAAAATCATGTTACTTCTTCGGATTTGATAGGGTAACTCATTCACCGCTACTTGTATTGGCCAGAGTGATTTTCTTGACGACTTGAAAATATTCGCACCATCAATATTGAACTGCAGAGTTATGTCATTTTCTCCAATTACTCCGTTTCTTTgcagttttttatatattctgccCGACGTTAT includes:
- the LOC113002964 gene encoding uncharacterized protein LOC113002964, whose protein sequence is MSFFLRYSLPDRSWENFLKLIDYHLPESKYSTKYRFFKKFPKTKDFDKHYYCAICEDYLEIPNNNQQVLCACGVVNNKKELEKKEKYFLTGKISEKLKDILTDKNIVNHLRKSEASGITSGRIYKKLQRNGVIGENDITLQFNIDGANIFKSSRKSLWPIQVAVNELPYQIRRSNMILAGLWVGDGSPRMDVYLKPFIKEMTQWHEDGIMCPILEKGDVNIKVHTLIAILDSTARPKIQEFNQFNGEGGCSFCLNLGETMEKGRGYIRIYRPFVGTLRTSQQVFIDAENAINQNKPINGVKGFSPLSVVPIFDVVRSFVPDYMHANLLGTIRTFCETWFNSIYHNRPWYIGNKRNEVNQRLLSIKPPTEIRRTPSSIEKRGLWKATDWRNFGMYYSLVVLRGILPTKYYEHWFLLVFTLRLLLKENVTETDIDKAKLSIHKFVKLTETLYGPEFLLFNLHLHLHMPRCVRDWGALWDSSAFMYEHGNGILVQLFHGTGSVISQIFKRYELTNFLQKTGPNVFSANTFTPAIDLFGQLVGEEYFVQNAIREDENLVLFGSSNEYVLTQETSLLIGNLLGHNLNNQNDEIQVSSFKRFIWKHTMFHSTSYTRLTKRLNSIVKLLNGKILEIDHLLRVRINEEKYFVLIGRQLIPNTGVIVANYLPLKISSSKFLNVVKNNGRVFCCMVNDIYEKCLCMNVNGIMYVSTLINIIERD